The following is a genomic window from Bacillus sp. FJAT-52991.
CCCGATGCAAGTTGGATCTCGATCAATCACTACCACCTTCATCCCAAGTGCTTGTGCTTTCTCTATCGCAGGTAGCTGCCCAACACTCCCTCCTAAAACCAAAAAATTTTTCTTCATATTTATCCCCATTTCTACTCAAAATCTCTCACTCATAAAACTTGAATCTCCACATTCCCCTCATTAATATGTCGACGAATATCGAGGAGTGACTGGCACTCTTCGATAAATTGTGTACATTTTTTTTCTGCTTCAACAACGTTTTTTCCAGTGAAGATAACGTACCCGTAGTGATCTTGGCTAGATTTGAGTTTAGTTATTTTTTGCTTTTCTAAAATACGAAGTGCGAAGTCTATTGGTTGATATTTTTGCACAAGAGAAGATAGATCGCCGATTTTTTCAACGATCCCATCATGATTGAAATAAAGCATTTCTACTGCTACTGCTTCATTTTTAGTCACTGATGGACACTCTACCTTTTGCCCACTCGCTAATTGCACAGTGAGAGTTACTAGGTCAATACCTGAATGGATTTTCACAATGTCAGGTAACTTGTGAGCGGATAGCCTTGCACCTGCTTCAATAATAAAAGGGATGTCATTGGAGTCGAGTATAATATCTAAAAGGCAAGGACCATTTTTAATTCCAAGGCTAGATAATGCTTTTTCGCACTCATTTTGTATCCTTATCTCTTGGTCACTAGAAAACAGATGAGGAAATGAATGACCGACTTGGACCATCTGCGAGACTTTATCATTGTGAGCGAAGCAATAAACCATTTTTCCATCTACACTAAATGTAAGTGCCCCTAGTTCGATTCCGTCAATAAATTCCTCTACAATCACCTTTCTACTAGGGCTAAAGCTCATCGCATACTGGACAGCTTCATCTAATTCATCAATATTTGTCATCTTGCTGACGCCTCGACTTCCGGAACTGTCGTTAGGCTTCACAATAAAGCTTTTCGTTTTCAAAGCAGATTGCAGTTGATGCTTAATGAAAGCTAAATTATCGGAATCGCTTATTTGATAAAACCGAGGAGAGTTCACTTGATGAGCTGCATACTTTTGACGCATGCTGTATTTATCTGTTATTAGATCTGTAAGTCCTTGTCCTTGTAAAGGGAGGTTCAATCTTTCATTCACATAGCAGCTAGTCGGCACAGCCAAGTCATTGGACATTGTCATCGAACCAACCACATTGTAGTGGCGCGCCACCTGTTCTGCTCCACTGAAGTCTGTTGTATCGACACATTCAAAATAATCCGCTACCTTTGCTCCAATACAGGTTGGATCCCGATCGATCACCACCACCTTCATCCCAAGTGCTTGCGTTCGTTGTATTGCTGGCAGTTGCAATTGGCTCCCACCAAAAACCAAAAAATTTCTCATCACCCTTAGCTCCTTTTTACTTGTTCGACAAAATCCGGGGAGTGACAAGCACCTGTCGATATTCTGGGAAAAAGTCAGCTTGTTCTCCTTGTACTAGCTTGGATTTTTGTTTTGCAAGTTTGTTGTAGATCGATTGGTTGTGAATTTTCTTGCCGATGTGGAAGTTTGTTTGAGTGTTAGAGAATTGTTGTTTGTATTTATAGAGGGAGTCGTCTTTTTCCTTACCTCCCCCATGGTCAACGATGTGATAGCCGTTTCTTTTTGCCCACAGGATGCACTCATATCGCAAATTGCAGTTTGGACATAAATGAAGATATGCTTTGAAAGAAGCACTTAAGTGAATGGTGACAGCCCCTTCACTTTTTAATAAGAGATTAGCAGAAATGACTCGACCTTCGTGCATGGCGAATGCTAAAGTAATATATTCTTTAAGGGCTGTGAAATAGGCTTGGAAAAAATCTAAAGAAAAATAATAAAAAGAAGAGGCTTGCTTCTTATCCATCGTTTCTGTATAGATATCATAGAAAATCAGTATCTCTTTCGGACCAATGTCCTTTCCGTCGATAAATATCACTTCTACTTGATTTCGCTTACTCTTTTTAATTCGCCGCTTCTTGCTTGGAGCCACCTCGCTCCAAATTTCCTCTTCTGTCTTGGTGACATCATTGTAAATCAGCTCGCCGACAGACGTTACATTAACATAACTCGCTAACCCTGCTTCTGTTTCTAAATAAGGATGAAAACGAATAAATTCACTAACAATACCTTCTGCTTTACAATATCGCTCAAACTCTGCTCTAAACTCCCTAACAAAATCGTCGTCGTTTTTTAATCTACTAAGAGAATATAACGGTCCTCCATATCCATAAGAAGTGGTGATATCATAATACACTTCACCTTCAGCAGCTCCTCGTATTTCCCGTTTTAAAAAAGGATAAATGACAAACTCCTCCGCACGCCGCTCATACACAAATAATTGCGCCTTCCCTTCCCCACGCTCTTCATACATTTGCACATATTGCGGAAGATAGAATACATCATAGGTTTCACATTTCATGACGAAATGAAGCCATTCATCCCTTTGATGTAGATCAAGGGTTTTGTAATTCACATTTTCCTTTATCATGAAATTTTCCCGCTCCTTTTTTGGTCATCACCGTATACATTTTCTTGCCGAATAATTTTGTCAATCGTTAAAAAAATAATTTTCATATCTAACCATAAGCTAAAATGCTCAATATATTGGACATCGTATTTGATTCTTTCATCCCAACTTAAAGCGTTTCTCCCCATTACTTGAGCGTAGCCGGTAATACCCGGTGGCATTTGAAAACGAATTTTTTTATCTGGAGAATACTCCTCAAACTGACAAGGATAATAAGTAACCGGTGGTCTCGGTCCGACAAAACTCATATCTCCTTTTAAAATATTGAAAAGTTGAGGCAATTCATCGAGACTAGTGATTCGTAAAAAATGTCCTACCTTTGTAATCCGATCATCATCTTTATCCTGAAATAAACCGTTTCCTAGCTGTTCTGCTCCTACGACCATCGTTCGAAATTTATAAATGTTGAATACTTTTCCGCTTTTCCCAAGCCGAGCTTGTTTGAACAAAACAGGTCCCTTAGAAGTGAACTTAATACAAATACCAATTACTAGAAATACGATTAATAGAGCAATCATCCCCACGAAAGCAAAGATAATATCTAACATTCTTTTCACTAGTAATTGTCTTGTCATTGAACGATCCCTCTTTTTTTGAATGAATGACAAACCGAATCAACAATATCGATGACTCGATCTTGATCTTGCTCGGACATACTTGTTCCAGATGGCAAACAAAGACCTTTTGTAAACAGCTGATCAGAAACACTTTTATATTCAAGATGAGGATAATATCGACAACTCGAAAATACAGGTTGTGTATGAAGTGGCTTCCATACTCGTCTTGCTTCAATATTTTCCTTTTCTAACGCGTTGAGGATCTCTGTTACTTTTTCCTTCTCGTCAATCGTAAAAGTAGTTAACCAGCGATTCGATTTCGTACCTGCAAGCTCTGGCATAAATTGAATATGCTCAATATGACGAAGCGATTCTTTATAACGAACAAAAAGAGCACGCTTTGCCTCTACTCGCTCATCTAGCACCTGTAATTGTGCAATGCCGACCCCTGCAAGAACATTGCTCATGCGATAATTGTAGCCGACCGTTTGATGTTGATAAAAGGGGAGCGGATCACGTGCTTGTGCAGCTAAATATTTTGCATGGTTCAATCGTTCTACATCATCGGATACAAGCATCCCCCCACCGGATGTTGTAATAATTTTATTACCGTTAAAAGAGTAAATGCCAAAGGAGCCCAAGCTTCCACTTTTTCTCCCTTGATACTCTGAGCCTAAAGATTCAGCTGCATCTTCAATGACTGGCACGTTGTATTGATGACAGATCGCTAATATTTCATTCATTTTGGCACTTTGACCAAATAAATGCACCACAATCACGGCTTTGGGGAGTCGCCTGTTCTTCTTCGCTTCATGTAACGCTCGCTCTAACGCCAAAGGAGACATATTCCAACTCTCTTCCTCAGAATCAATAAAGACCGGATCGGCACCGACATAAACAATCGGGTTGGCACTAGCCACAAAGGTCAATGTGGAACAAAACACGAGATCCCCCTTTTGTACGTTCAATAATAGCAGCGCCAAATGAATAGCCGCTGTCCCCGAACTCACTGCGACACTACTTTTCGTTTGTACATACTTTGCCATGTTCTCTTCAAATTGACTGACGTTCGGACCTGTTGGAGCGATCCAATTCGTTGCGAATGCTTCGTTCACATACATTTGTTCGTTTCCACTCAAGTGAGGAGGAGATAGAAAAATCCTCTTTTGGGCCATTTTGTATACACCTCTT
Proteins encoded in this region:
- a CDS encoding GNAT family N-acetyltransferase, coding for MIKENVNYKTLDLHQRDEWLHFVMKCETYDVFYLPQYVQMYEERGEGKAQLFVYERRAEEFVIYPFLKREIRGAAEGEVYYDITTSYGYGGPLYSLSRLKNDDDFVREFRAEFERYCKAEGIVSEFIRFHPYLETEAGLASYVNVTSVGELIYNDVTKTEEEIWSEVAPSKKRRIKKSKRNQVEVIFIDGKDIGPKEILIFYDIYTETMDKKQASSFYYFSLDFFQAYFTALKEYITLAFAMHEGRVISANLLLKSEGAVTIHLSASFKAYLHLCPNCNLRYECILWAKRNGYHIVDHGGGKEKDDSLYKYKQQFSNTQTNFHIGKKIHNQSIYNKLAKQKSKLVQGEQADFFPEYRQVLVTPRILSNK
- a CDS encoding ATP-grasp domain-containing protein; this encodes MRNFLVFGGSQLQLPAIQRTQALGMKVVVIDRDPTCIGAKVADYFECVDTTDFSGAEQVARHYNVVGSMTMSNDLAVPTSCYVNERLNLPLQGQGLTDLITDKYSMRQKYAAHQVNSPRFYQISDSDNLAFIKHQLQSALKTKSFIVKPNDSSGSRGVSKMTNIDELDEAVQYAMSFSPSRKVIVEEFIDGIELGALTFSVDGKMVYCFAHNDKVSQMVQVGHSFPHLFSSDQEIRIQNECEKALSSLGIKNGPCLLDIILDSNDIPFIIEAGARLSAHKLPDIVKIHSGIDLVTLTVQLASGQKVECPSVTKNEAVAVEMLYFNHDGIVEKIGDLSSLVQKYQPIDFALRILEKQKITKLKSSQDHYGYVIFTGKNVVEAEKKCTQFIEECQSLLDIRRHINEGNVEIQVL
- a CDS encoding aminotransferase class I/II-fold pyridoxal phosphate-dependent enzyme, which gives rise to MAQKRIFLSPPHLSGNEQMYVNEAFATNWIAPTGPNVSQFEENMAKYVQTKSSVAVSSGTAAIHLALLLLNVQKGDLVFCSTLTFVASANPIVYVGADPVFIDSEEESWNMSPLALERALHEAKKNRRLPKAVIVVHLFGQSAKMNEILAICHQYNVPVIEDAAESLGSEYQGRKSGSLGSFGIYSFNGNKIITTSGGGMLVSDDVERLNHAKYLAAQARDPLPFYQHQTVGYNYRMSNVLAGVGIAQLQVLDERVEAKRALFVRYKESLRHIEHIQFMPELAGTKSNRWLTTFTIDEKEKVTEILNALEKENIEARRVWKPLHTQPVFSSCRYYPHLEYKSVSDQLFTKGLCLPSGTSMSEQDQDRVIDIVDSVCHSFKKRGIVQ
- a CDS encoding sugar transferase, encoding MTRQLLVKRMLDIIFAFVGMIALLIVFLVIGICIKFTSKGPVLFKQARLGKSGKVFNIYKFRTMVVGAEQLGNGLFQDKDDDRITKVGHFLRITSLDELPQLFNILKGDMSFVGPRPPVTYYPCQFEEYSPDKKIRFQMPPGITGYAQVMGRNALSWDERIKYDVQYIEHFSLWLDMKIIFLTIDKIIRQENVYGDDQKRSGKIS